Proteins from a single region of Streptococcus oralis:
- a CDS encoding DUF1697 domain-containing protein, which translates to MEHIILLRGVTPNGKNAIPKMSYLVDILTEAGFQHVRTYIQSGNIILESDLDLEEIRERVHTLIKEKIGADLKMVIKNKNDFEKIVHENPFREDYLYDRIHVIFYQGFIQSLPLEKLKADYGEEEICVGDHCLYLYLPRTAKQKKLNTNYLEKLFGLDLTMRKLNVVEKLLTK; encoded by the coding sequence TTGGAACATATTATTTTACTAAGAGGTGTTACTCCTAATGGAAAGAATGCTATCCCGAAAATGTCTTATTTGGTAGATATTCTGACAGAAGCTGGTTTTCAACACGTTCGAACCTATATTCAAAGTGGGAATATCATTCTTGAAAGTGACTTAGATTTAGAAGAAATACGAGAACGCGTTCATACTCTGATAAAGGAAAAAATTGGGGCCGACTTAAAAATGGTTATCAAGAATAAGAACGATTTTGAAAAGATTGTTCACGAGAATCCATTTAGAGAAGACTATCTTTACGATCGTATACATGTGATTTTTTATCAGGGATTTATCCAAAGTCTGCCACTAGAAAAATTGAAAGCTGACTACGGTGAAGAAGAAATTTGTGTAGGTGATCACTGTCTCTACCTCTATCTCCCTAGAACTGCAAAACAAAAAAAGCTCAATACCAACTATCTTGAAAAATTGTTTGGCCTGGATCTGACCATGCGGAAGTTAAACGTAGTGGAAAAGTTACTAACAAAATAG
- a CDS encoding MerR family transcriptional regulator, with protein MYHIKEAAQLSGVSVKTLYHYDKIGLLVPLKSENGYRTYSQEDLERLQVILYYKYLGFSLEKIAELLKEERTDLLPHLTRQLDYLTRERQHLDTLISTLQKTIQEQKGEREMSIQEKFAGFNYQDHQKYHQEAVEKYGQEVMDQALERQKGHEDEATAAFNQVFRALSQNLQAGLPAKATENQEQAAKLLQALRTYGFDCSIEVFGHIGKGYVYNPEFKENIDKFGSGTAQYTSDVIATYVQTNAE; from the coding sequence ATGTACCATATAAAAGAAGCTGCGCAGCTTTCAGGTGTCTCTGTCAAGACCCTGTACCACTATGATAAGATAGGACTTCTGGTTCCCTTAAAGTCGGAAAACGGCTATCGAACCTATAGTCAAGAGGATTTGGAACGCCTTCAGGTCATTCTTTACTACAAATACCTAGGCTTTTCTTTAGAGAAAATAGCAGAGCTGTTAAAGGAAGAAAGGACAGATTTATTGCCCCATTTGACTAGGCAGTTGGACTATCTAACTCGCGAAAGGCAACATCTGGATACCTTGATTTCAACCTTACAAAAAACCATTCAAGAACAAAAAGGAGAAAGAGAAATGAGCATTCAAGAGAAATTTGCTGGATTTAACTACCAAGACCATCAAAAATACCACCAAGAGGCGGTAGAGAAATATGGACAAGAAGTCATGGACCAAGCGCTCGAGCGCCAAAAAGGTCACGAAGACGAAGCTACGGCTGCCTTCAATCAAGTCTTTCGAGCCTTGTCACAAAATCTTCAAGCTGGTTTACCTGCAAAAGCAACCGAAAACCAAGAGCAAGCAGCTAAGCTCTTGCAAGCCCTTCGTACTTATGGATTTGACTGCTCTATTGAGGTATTCGGTCATATCGGTAAAGGCTACGTCTACAACCCAGAGTTTAAGGAAAACATTGATAAGTTTGGTTCTGGAACAGCCCAGTACACATCAGATGTCATTGCAACTTACGTTCAGACAAATGCAGAATAA
- a CDS encoding SemiSWEET family transporter: MSEKQMKILVWVATFMSVMMYVSYFPQIMNNLAGQKGNFIQPLVAAINCSLWVYYGLFKKERDIPLAAANAPGIVFGLVTAITALI, encoded by the coding sequence ATGTCTGAAAAACAAATGAAAATTTTGGTTTGGGTAGCGACCTTTATGTCCGTTATGATGTATGTCTCTTACTTCCCACAAATCATGAACAACTTGGCTGGTCAAAAAGGAAATTTCATCCAACCCTTGGTCGCAGCTATTAACTGTAGTCTTTGGGTATACTACGGTCTTTTCAAGAAAGAAAGAGATATTCCACTTGCGGCTGCTAATGCACCAGGTATCGTTTTTGGTCTAGTAACGGCTATCACGGCATTGATTTAA
- a CDS encoding TetR/AcrR family transcriptional regulator, with protein sequence MSERKISEKSLENLRKSNQESNFLTREAIETALLQLLEKKDLAKISISELVKRAGVSRAAFYRNYGSKEEILESVFKRSVHNIMEQLSHYDVKTDLYLVWVHLFRAAKKEAKVIQLALDYHLEKIFVQAMQEFLEKYHGKSKGVSSYLHSFWSSAIVSVLLKWIKDGMKVPAEKIADLRLPFFKK encoded by the coding sequence ATGTCTGAACGTAAAATATCTGAAAAATCTCTTGAGAATCTCAGAAAATCAAATCAAGAATCCAATTTTTTAACTAGAGAAGCAATCGAGACGGCTCTTTTGCAACTTCTAGAGAAAAAAGACTTGGCCAAGATCAGCATTTCGGAGCTGGTCAAACGAGCGGGCGTCTCTCGTGCTGCCTTCTATCGTAACTATGGCTCCAAAGAAGAGATTTTGGAAAGTGTCTTTAAACGCAGTGTCCATAACATTATGGAACAGTTGAGCCACTACGATGTCAAAACCGATCTTTATCTGGTCTGGGTTCACCTTTTCCGCGCAGCCAAGAAAGAAGCCAAGGTTATCCAACTTGCTCTGGACTACCATTTGGAAAAGATTTTTGTCCAAGCCATGCAGGAATTTCTAGAAAAATACCACGGAAAATCAAAAGGCGTTAGCAGCTACCTTCATTCCTTTTGGAGCTCTGCCATCGTATCGGTTCTGCTCAAATGGATTAAGGATGGCATGAAGGTTCCAGCTGAAAAAATTGCGGATTTACGCTTGCCATTTTTCAAAAAATAG
- a CDS encoding VOC family protein — MNLNQLDIIVSDVPQVCADLERILDKKADYADDAFAQFTIGSHCLMLSQNHLIPLNNFQSGIILHIEVEDLDQNYQRLKEIGVEILHGPAVTDWGTESLLVKGPAGLVIDFYRMK, encoded by the coding sequence ATGAATTTAAATCAATTAGATATCATCGTTTCAGATGTTCCCCAAGTCTGTGCTGACTTGGAGCGTATTTTGGATAAAAAGGCTGATTATGCTGATGATGCTTTTGCTCAGTTTACGATTGGCAGTCATTGTCTTATGTTGTCCCAAAATCATTTGATTCCTTTGAACAATTTTCAGTCAGGAATCATTCTTCACATTGAGGTTGAGGATCTAGACCAGAACTATCAACGGTTGAAAGAAATTGGTGTCGAGATTTTACACGGTCCGGCTGTAACTGATTGGGGAACGGAATCGCTACTAGTTAAAGGCCCTGCTGGCCTAGTGATTGACTTTTATCGTATGAAATAG
- a CDS encoding NAD(P)/FAD-dependent oxidoreductase, with the protein MKHFDTIVIGGGPAGMMATISSSFYGQKTLLIEKNRKLGKKLAGTGGGRCNVTNNGSLDDLLAGIPGNGRFLYSVFSQFDNHDIINFFTENGVKLKVEDHGRVFPASDKSRTIIEALEKKITELGGQVATQTEIVSVKKIDDQFVLTSADQTFTCEKLIVTTGGKSYPSTGSTGFGHEIARHFKHTITELEAAESPLLTDFPHKALQGISLDDVTLSYGKHVITHDLLFTHFGLSGPAALRMSSFVKGGEVLSLDVLPQLSEKDLITFLEENREKSLKNALKTLLPERLAELLVQEYPDKVKRLTEKEREQLLQSIKALKIPVTGKMSLAKSFVTKGGVSLKEINPKTLESKLVPGLHFAGEVLDINAHTGGFNITSALCTGWVAGSNPINTK; encoded by the coding sequence ATGAAACATTTTGATACTATTGTTATCGGTGGTGGACCTGCAGGCATGATGGCTACGATTTCCAGTAGTTTTTATGGTCAGAAAACTCTTCTCATCGAAAAAAATCGCAAACTCGGAAAAAAATTAGCTGGTACCGGTGGTGGTCGTTGCAATGTAACTAACAACGGAAGCTTAGATGACCTTCTGGCTGGAATTCCTGGAAATGGACGCTTTCTGTACAGTGTCTTTTCCCAGTTTGATAACCATGATATCATCAACTTTTTTACGGAAAATGGTGTTAAACTCAAGGTCGAGGACCACGGACGCGTCTTTCCTGCTAGTGACAAGTCTCGGACCATTATCGAGGCGCTAGAAAAGAAAATCACTGAACTCGGTGGTCAAGTTGCTACTCAAACAGAAATTGTTTCGGTTAAAAAGATAGACGACCAGTTTGTCCTCACGTCCGCAGACCAAACCTTCACTTGTGAAAAACTCATTGTCACAACTGGCGGAAAATCCTATCCTTCTACTGGTTCGACTGGTTTTGGTCATGAGATTGCCCGTCATTTTAAACATACCATTACTGAGCTTGAAGCCGCTGAAAGTCCTTTATTGACAGATTTCCCCCATAAGGCCTTGCAGGGAATTTCACTAGACGATGTGACCCTAAGCTACGGCAAGCATGTCATCACTCATGATTTGCTTTTTACCCACTTTGGTTTGTCAGGTCCTGCTGCCCTACGTATGTCTAGCTTTGTCAAGGGCGGAGAGGTTCTCTCACTCGATGTTTTGCCTCAACTTTCTGAGAAGGACTTGATTACATTTCTAGAAGAAAATCGGGAAAAATCCTTGAAAAATGCTTTAAAAACTTTGCTTCCAGAACGCTTGGCAGAATTGCTTGTTCAAGAATATCCTGACAAAGTTAAACGGCTAACTGAAAAGGAACGCGAACAACTTCTCCAGTCCATCAAGGCCCTCAAAATTCCTGTCACTGGTAAAATGTCATTGGCTAAGTCATTTGTAACTAAAGGCGGTGTCAGTCTCAAGGAAATCAATCCCAAAACTCTGGAAAGCAAACTCGTTCCTGGGCTCCACTTTGCTGGTGAGGTACTGGATATCAATGCCCACACGGGTGGCTTTAACATCACTTCTGCCCTCTGTACTGGCTGGGTAGCAGGCTCAAATCCAATAAATACCAAATAA
- a CDS encoding YlbG family protein, producing the protein MFEKTNRSGLIIYLYYNRDAKKIQEYGDICYHSKKHRYLQLYVPTEELDDLVERLGKERYIKKIRRCHIQELETPFVGNLYRTEENVII; encoded by the coding sequence ATGTTTGAAAAAACAAATCGATCAGGATTAATCATCTATCTCTACTATAATCGAGATGCAAAAAAGATTCAGGAATACGGTGATATCTGTTACCATTCCAAAAAACATCGTTACTTGCAGCTCTATGTTCCAACTGAGGAGTTAGATGACTTAGTTGAGAGATTAGGTAAGGAAAGATATATCAAGAAAATTAGACGTTGCCATATTCAAGAGCTAGAAACTCCCTTCGTTGGGAATCTCTATCGGACCGAAGAAAACGTTATCATTTAA
- a CDS encoding 8-oxo-dGTP diphosphatase encodes MNRKETVEFVNMCMIKNGDQVLVQDRVNPDWPGITFPGGHVEHGESFVDAVIREVKEETGLTISKPQLCGIKNWYDDKDYRYVVLFYKTEHFTGELQSSDEGKVWWEEFDNLSHLKLATDDMSDMLRVFLEEDLSEFFYYKDGDDWLYDLK; translated from the coding sequence ATGAACAGAAAAGAAACAGTCGAATTTGTCAATATGTGTATGATTAAAAACGGAGACCAAGTTCTGGTCCAAGATCGAGTTAATCCTGACTGGCCTGGCATTACTTTTCCTGGTGGTCATGTTGAACATGGCGAATCCTTTGTCGATGCTGTCATTCGTGAAGTGAAAGAAGAAACTGGTCTAACCATTTCCAAACCCCAACTCTGTGGTATCAAAAACTGGTACGATGACAAGGATTATCGTTATGTCGTCCTCTTTTACAAAACAGAACACTTTACTGGTGAACTCCAGTCTTCAGACGAAGGGAAGGTTTGGTGGGAAGAATTTGACAATCTATCTCATCTAAAACTTGCAACCGATGATATGTCTGATATGCTTCGTGTGTTTCTAGAAGAAGATCTCAGTGAATTCTTTTACTACAAAGACGGTGACGACTGGCTTTATGACTTGAAGTAA
- a CDS encoding DegV family protein, whose translation MTWKIVADSGCDYRQLAIPAIDTEFVSVPLTIQVADQVFIDDANLNIDHMMETMYATSEASKSACPSPDDYLRAFEGAKHIFVVTITGTLSGSHNSAQLAKNIYLEEHPDTQIHVIDTLSAGGEVDLIVEKINSLIDQGLSYEEIVEAITAYQEKTKLLFVLAKVDNLVKNGRLSKLIGTVVGLLNMRMVGEASETGTLELLQKARGPKKSLQAAYEELIKAGYAGGRIVMAHRSNEKFCQQLSERLLETFPQANIKIIPTSGLCSFYAEDGGLLMGYEIN comes from the coding sequence ATGACTTGGAAGATTGTAGCTGACTCTGGTTGTGATTATCGTCAACTGGCAATTCCTGCTATTGATACGGAATTTGTTAGTGTTCCTTTAACCATTCAAGTAGCTGATCAGGTCTTTATCGATGATGCCAATCTTAACATTGACCACATGATGGAAACCATGTATGCGACTTCTGAGGCTTCAAAATCAGCTTGTCCTAGCCCTGATGATTACTTGCGTGCATTTGAAGGTGCTAAGCATATCTTTGTCGTTACTATCACTGGTACTCTTTCAGGTAGCCATAATAGTGCACAGCTCGCTAAGAATATCTATCTGGAAGAACATCCTGACACTCAGATTCATGTGATCGATACATTGTCAGCAGGTGGTGAGGTTGACTTGATTGTCGAAAAAATCAATAGTTTGATTGATCAAGGACTTTCTTATGAGGAAATTGTTGAAGCTATTACAGCCTACCAAGAAAAAACGAAGTTGCTTTTTGTACTCGCTAAGGTTGATAACTTGGTAAAAAATGGTCGTTTAAGCAAGCTGATCGGTACAGTTGTCGGTCTTCTCAACATGCGTATGGTTGGGGAAGCAAGTGAAACTGGAACCCTAGAACTACTCCAAAAAGCGCGTGGACCAAAAAAATCCCTTCAAGCAGCCTATGAAGAACTCATCAAGGCTGGCTACGCTGGTGGCCGTATCGTCATGGCTCATCGCAGCAATGAAAAATTCTGTCAGCAATTGTCAGAACGCTTGCTGGAAACCTTCCCACAAGCCAATATCAAAATCATCCCGACGTCTGGTCTCTGCAGTTTCTATGCAGAAGATGGCGGTTTGTTGATGGGATATGAAATCAACTAA
- a CDS encoding deoxycytidylate deaminase — MTEKRLAWDEYFAAQALLIANRSTCKRAKVGAVLVKDNKVISTGYNGSVSGTEHCIDHECLVIEGHCVRTLHAEVNAILQGAERGVPRGFTAYVTHFPCLNCTKQLLQVGCKRVVYINQYRMDDYAQYLYHEKGTELTHLPLETVQTALQEADLI, encoded by the coding sequence ATGACAGAAAAAAGACTGGCTTGGGATGAGTACTTTGCAGCCCAGGCTTTACTGATTGCCAATCGTTCGACCTGCAAACGTGCCAAGGTGGGAGCTGTCCTAGTCAAGGACAATAAAGTCATTTCAACAGGCTACAATGGTTCCGTATCAGGAACGGAGCACTGTATTGACCACGAATGTCTGGTCATTGAAGGTCACTGTGTTCGAACCCTTCACGCCGAGGTTAATGCCATCTTGCAAGGAGCCGAACGAGGGGTTCCAAGAGGGTTTACAGCCTATGTGACCCATTTTCCGTGTCTGAACTGCACCAAACAACTGCTACAAGTTGGTTGTAAGCGCGTGGTTTATATCAACCAGTACCGAATGGATGACTATGCCCAGTACCTTTATCATGAAAAAGGCACCGAGTTGACCCATTTACCATTAGAGACTGTTCAGACAGCTCTCCAAGAGGCAGATTTGATTTAA
- the upp gene encoding uracil phosphoribosyltransferase, with product MGKIEVINHPLIQHKLSILRRTDTSTKAFRELVDEIAMLMGYEVLRDLPLEDVEIETPITKTVQKQLAGKKLAIVPILRAGIGMVDGLLSLVPAAKVGHIGMYRDEETLQPVEYLVKLPEDIDQRQIFVVDPMLATGGSAILAVDSLKKRGASNIKFVCLVSAPEGVKALQEAHPDVEIFTAALDERLNEHGYIVPGLGDAGDRLFGTK from the coding sequence ATGGGAAAAATTGAAGTCATTAATCATCCACTCATTCAACACAAATTGTCAATCTTGCGTCGTACAGACACTTCTACAAAAGCTTTTCGTGAACTAGTAGACGAGATTGCAATGTTGATGGGATATGAAGTACTTCGTGATCTTCCACTTGAAGACGTGGAAATCGAAACACCTATCACAAAGACCGTTCAAAAACAATTGGCTGGGAAAAAATTGGCGATTGTCCCAATCTTGCGTGCAGGTATTGGGATGGTAGATGGGCTCTTGAGCTTGGTTCCAGCAGCCAAAGTTGGTCATATCGGTATGTACCGTGATGAAGAAACCCTTCAACCAGTTGAATACTTGGTGAAATTACCTGAGGATATTGACCAACGTCAAATCTTTGTCGTTGATCCAATGTTGGCAACAGGTGGCTCAGCAATCTTGGCAGTAGATTCCCTTAAAAAACGTGGCGCATCCAATATCAAGTTTGTCTGCCTGGTATCCGCTCCGGAAGGAGTGAAAGCTCTTCAAGAAGCACACCCAGATGTAGAGATCTTTACAGCAGCCTTGGATGAACGCTTGAACGAACACGGTTATATCGTTCCAGGTCTTGGAGATGCTGGAGATCGCTTGTTCGGTACTAAATAA
- the clpP gene encoding ATP-dependent Clp protease proteolytic subunit ClpP, whose product MIPVVIEQTSRGERSYDIYSRLLKDRIIMLTGPVEDNMANSVIAQLLFLDAQDSTKDIYLYVNTPGGSVSAGLAIVDTMNFIKADVQTIVMGMAASMGTVIASSGAKGKRFMLPNAEYMIHQPMGGTGGGTQQTDMAIAAEHLLKTRKTLEKILADNSDKSVEQIHADAERDYWMSAQETLEYGFIDEIMANNSLN is encoded by the coding sequence ATGATTCCTGTAGTTATTGAACAAACAAGCCGTGGAGAACGTTCCTATGACATTTACTCTCGCCTTCTGAAAGACCGCATCATCATGCTAACAGGTCCAGTTGAAGACAACATGGCCAACTCCGTTATCGCCCAGTTGCTCTTCTTGGATGCCCAAGACAGCACAAAAGATATTTACCTTTATGTCAATACACCTGGAGGATCTGTTTCAGCTGGTTTGGCAATCGTTGATACAATGAACTTTATCAAGGCAGATGTCCAAACAATCGTTATGGGGATGGCTGCATCCATGGGGACTGTCATTGCATCAAGTGGCGCAAAAGGCAAACGTTTCATGCTTCCAAATGCAGAGTACATGATTCACCAACCAATGGGTGGTACAGGTGGTGGAACCCAACAGACAGATATGGCAATTGCTGCAGAACACTTGCTTAAAACCCGTAAGACCTTGGAAAAAATCCTTGCAGATAACTCTGATAAATCAGTTGAGCAAATTCATGCTGACGCTGAACGTGATTACTGGATGAGTGCCCAAGAAACACTTGAGTATGGTTTCATTGATGAAATCATGGCTAACAATTCTTTGAACTAA
- a CDS encoding sodium-dependent transporter: MSEKSQWGSKLGFILASAGSAIGLGAVWKFPYMTAANGGGGFLLVFLISTILIGFPLLLAEFALGRSAGVSAIKTFGKLGKNNKYNFIGWIGAFALFILLSFYSVIGGWILVYLGIEFGKLFQLGGTGDYAQLFTSIISNPAIALGAQAAFILLNIFIVSRGVQKGIERASKVMMPLLFIIFVVIIGRSLSLPNAMEGVLYFLKPDFSKLTSTGLLYALGQSFFALSLGVTAMLTYASYLDKKTNLVQSGISIVAMNISVSIMAGLAIFPAMSAFNIQSEGGPSLLFIVLPQLFDKMPFGTIFYILFLLLFLFATVTSSVVMLEINVSNITNQDNRKRAKWSAILGILTFVFGIPSALSYGVMADVHIFGKTFFDAMDFLVSNLLMPFGALCLSLFTGYIFKNALAMEELHLDERPWKQGLFQVWLFLLRFIIPIIIIVVFIAQFM; encoded by the coding sequence ATGTCAGAAAAATCACAATGGGGTTCAAAACTAGGCTTTATTCTAGCATCTGCTGGTTCAGCCATCGGACTTGGTGCCGTTTGGAAATTTCCCTATATGACTGCTGCAAATGGTGGTGGAGGCTTTTTACTGGTCTTTCTCATTTCCACTATTTTAATCGGTTTCCCGCTCCTGCTGGCTGAGTTTGCCCTTGGCCGTAGTGCTGGCGTTTCCGCTATCAAAACCTTTGGAAAACTGGGCAAGAATAACAAGTACAACTTTATCGGTTGGATTGGTGCCTTTGCCCTCTTTATCCTTCTCTCCTTTTACAGTGTCATTGGAGGATGGATTCTAGTCTATCTGGGTATTGAGTTTGGGAAATTGTTCCAACTTGGTGGAACGGGTGATTATGCTCAGTTATTTACTTCAATCATTTCAAATCCAGCCATTGCACTAGGAGCTCAAGCTGCCTTTATCTTATTGAATATCTTTATTGTATCACGTGGGGTTCAAAAAGGGATCGAAAGAGCTTCGAAAGTCATGATGCCCCTGCTCTTTATCATCTTTGTCGTGATCATTGGGCGCTCTCTCAGCTTGCCAAATGCCATGGAAGGCGTTCTCTACTTCCTCAAACCAGACTTTTCAAAACTGACCAGTACTGGCCTCCTCTATGCTCTGGGACAATCTTTCTTTGCCCTCTCACTAGGGGTGACAGCCATGCTGACCTATGCATCCTACTTGGACAAGAAAACCAATCTGGTCCAGTCAGGTATTTCCATCGTAGCCATGAACATCTCAGTATCCATCATGGCGGGACTAGCTATTTTCCCAGCCATGTCAGCCTTCAATATCCAGTCTGAAGGGGGACCAAGCCTGCTCTTTATCGTCTTGCCTCAACTCTTTGACAAGATGCCTTTTGGAACCATTTTCTACATCCTCTTCCTCTTGCTCTTCCTTTTTGCGACGGTTACTTCTTCTGTCGTGATGCTGGAGATCAATGTGAGCAATATCACCAATCAGGACAACCGCAAGCGGGCTAAGTGGAGTGCCATTTTAGGAATCTTGACCTTTGTCTTTGGCATTCCTTCAGCCCTATCTTACGGTGTTATGGCAGATGTTCACATCTTTGGAAAGACCTTCTTTGATGCTATGGACTTCTTGGTTTCCAATCTCCTCATGCCATTTGGAGCTCTCTGCCTTTCTCTCTTTACTGGCTACATCTTCAAAAATGCCCTTGCCATGGAGGAACTCCATCTTGATGAAAGACCATGGAAACAGGGACTTTTCCAAGTCTGGCTCTTCCTTCTTCGTTTTATCATTCCTATCATCATCATTGTGGTTTTTATCGCCCAATTTATGTAA
- the manA gene encoding mannose-6-phosphate isomerase, class I — translation MSEPLFLQSVMQEKIWGGTKLRDEFGYDIPSEKIGEYWAISAHPNGVSKVANGRYEGTDLATLYAEHRELFGNRPEPVFPLLTKILDANDWLSVQVHPDDAYGLEHEGELGKTECWYIIAADEGSEIIYGHNAKSKEELRQQIEDKNWDGLLTKVPVKAGDFFYVPSGTMHAIGAGILILETQQSSDTTYRVYDFDRKDDKGNLRELHLEKSIDVLNIGEPANSRPVTIKADDLRSTLLVSNDFFAVYKWEITGKVDFEKTADYSLYSVLAGQGQLTVDEKNYPIQKGSHFILPSDVESWTLEGQALELIVSHP, via the coding sequence ATGTCAGAACCATTATTTTTACAATCAGTTATGCAAGAAAAAATCTGGGGTGGAACCAAGCTACGTGATGAGTTTGGCTACGACATCCCAAGTGAAAAAATAGGAGAATACTGGGCTATCTCAGCTCACCCAAATGGAGTTTCTAAGGTTGCAAATGGTCGCTACGAGGGAACAGACCTTGCTACTTTGTATGCGGAACACCGTGAGTTGTTTGGCAACCGTCCAGAGCCTGTATTTCCACTTTTGACCAAGATTCTCGATGCCAATGACTGGCTCAGCGTCCAAGTTCACCCAGACGATGCCTATGGACTAGAACACGAAGGCGAACTTGGAAAAACAGAGTGCTGGTACATCATTGCAGCGGATGAGGGATCAGAGATTATCTATGGTCATAATGCCAAATCAAAAGAAGAACTTCGCCAGCAAATCGAGGACAAGAACTGGGATGGTCTATTAACAAAAGTTCCTGTCAAGGCTGGTGATTTCTTCTATGTACCAAGCGGAACTATGCACGCTATCGGCGCAGGTATCTTGATTCTTGAAACCCAGCAGTCTAGCGATACCACCTATCGTGTCTATGACTTTGACCGTAAGGATGACAAGGGCAACTTGCGTGAACTTCACCTTGAAAAATCCATCGATGTTTTAAACATTGGAGAACCTGCCAATAGCCGACCTGTCACTATCAAAGCTGATGATTTACGTTCCACTCTCCTTGTTTCTAATGATTTCTTCGCAGTTTACAAATGGGAAATTACTGGAAAAGTTGATTTTGAAAAGACAGCTGACTACAGCTTGTATAGCGTCTTGGCTGGTCAAGGTCAGCTTACTGTTGACGAAAAAAACTATCCAATCCAAAAAGGCAGCCACTTTATCCTACCAAGTGATGTTGAATCTTGGACTCTGGAAGGACAAGCTTTAGAATTGATTGTCAGTCATCCATAA